In Agarivorans gilvus, one genomic interval encodes:
- a CDS encoding SDR family oxidoreductase: MSAQTKVALITGASRGIGAAIAQRLSHSGYAVVINYAKQAQAAEALATQLIAAGGQALAVQADVAQMEQVVSLFDQAEQAFGGIDVLVNNAGIMTLAPIAELEQQQIDQQLDINLKGSIYCLQQAANRLRNGGSVVNLSSSVVGLNLESYGVYAASKAAIESLSRIMAKEMRGRNISVNAVAPGPTATELFLKDKPEQLIERLADMNPLQRLASAEDIAAVVNFLVSPDGAWVNGQVLRANGGMV, encoded by the coding sequence ATGTCGGCTCAAACCAAAGTCGCGCTAATCACCGGCGCATCCCGCGGTATCGGCGCAGCCATTGCGCAAAGACTCAGCCACAGTGGTTATGCGGTGGTAATCAATTACGCCAAACAAGCCCAAGCCGCAGAGGCCTTAGCCACTCAACTGATTGCCGCTGGCGGTCAAGCCCTTGCCGTACAAGCCGATGTGGCTCAAATGGAACAAGTAGTAAGCCTCTTTGATCAAGCTGAACAGGCTTTTGGCGGCATCGATGTGCTGGTGAATAACGCCGGCATAATGACGCTGGCACCAATAGCAGAACTAGAGCAACAGCAGATTGACCAGCAATTAGATATCAACCTTAAGGGCAGTATCTATTGCCTACAACAAGCCGCAAATCGGCTGCGTAATGGCGGGAGCGTTGTTAACCTTTCTAGCTCGGTAGTAGGCTTAAACCTAGAAAGCTATGGCGTTTACGCAGCAAGCAAGGCCGCCATTGAGAGCCTAAGCCGTATCATGGCAAAGGAAATGCGCGGCCGTAATATTAGCGTGAATGCCGTTGCACCGGGGCCTACTGCCACCGAATTATTTCTAAAAGATAAGCCAGAGCAGCTTATAGAACGCCTAGCCGATATGAACCCTCTGCAACGCTTAGCGAGCGCAGAAGATATTGCCGCAGTGGTAAACTTTTTAGTGAGCCCCGATGGCGCTTGGGTCAATGGCCAAGTGCTGCGAGCCAATGGCGGAATGGTGTAA
- a CDS encoding transposase, whose product MPQPRKSQVSLDDTPYYHCVSRCVRRAYLCGEDKQTGKSYEHRRQWVEDYLLRLAEVFAIDVCAYAVMSNHTHIVLHVNQQQAEAWSVQEVLERWHRLHKGTLLTQMYLNKELRPQLDASQLQCINDTAEIYRQRLYDLSWFMRQLNEHIAREANKEDQCTGRFWEGRFKSQALLDEAALMACMAYVDLNPVRAKMETTPESSKHTSVKLRAKAVQQKKAQPKVLFPFVGNPRNNMPQGLPFQLHHYLELVDSTGRIVREDKRGHLSLEASPIMQRLGIAAEQWLSLSCEFEQHFSGAVGKERLLRQYHQHLGHKRTTNLSRCRRLLNSA is encoded by the coding sequence ATGCCTCAGCCTAGAAAATCGCAAGTGAGTTTGGATGATACGCCTTATTACCACTGTGTTTCTCGCTGTGTTCGTCGGGCTTATTTGTGTGGTGAGGATAAGCAAACAGGCAAGAGCTATGAACACCGCCGTCAGTGGGTAGAAGACTACTTGTTAAGACTCGCAGAAGTGTTTGCCATTGATGTGTGCGCCTATGCAGTGATGAGCAACCATACGCATATCGTACTGCATGTGAATCAACAACAGGCCGAGGCTTGGTCAGTACAAGAGGTGCTTGAGCGCTGGCATCGCTTGCACAAAGGTACTTTACTTACCCAAATGTACTTAAATAAAGAGCTTCGCCCTCAATTAGATGCCAGCCAACTGCAATGTATTAACGACACCGCCGAAATTTACCGCCAACGCCTCTATGACTTAAGTTGGTTTATGCGCCAACTGAATGAACATATTGCCAGAGAAGCCAATAAAGAAGACCAATGTACAGGCAGATTCTGGGAAGGACGCTTTAAGTCCCAAGCCTTACTCGATGAAGCTGCGCTCATGGCTTGTATGGCTTATGTGGATTTAAACCCCGTCAGGGCAAAAATGGAAACAACGCCTGAATCATCCAAGCACACCAGCGTTAAGTTAAGAGCCAAGGCTGTACAACAAAAAAAAGCCCAACCTAAAGTACTGTTTCCCTTTGTCGGTAACCCCAGAAATAATATGCCGCAAGGACTACCTTTTCAACTACATCATTATTTGGAGTTGGTCGACAGTACTGGCCGCATTGTTCGAGAAGACAAACGAGGCCACTTAAGCCTAGAGGCCAGCCCAATAATGCAACGCTTAGGCATAGCCGCAGAGCAATGGCTAAGTCTTAGCTGTGAGTTTGAACAACACTTTTCCGGCGCGGTGGGTAAAGAGCGCCTATTACGCCAATACCATCAACACTTAGGTCATAAGCGCACCACTAATTTGAGTCGATGTAGGCGCTTGCTTAACAGCGCTTAG
- a CDS encoding family 43 glycosylhydrolase, producing the protein MITRYNPGIALYHSKDLHNWQHIGHALIDQDQIDLTGLNTAMGAWAPCLSYCEQTKKFYLVFSVVYNIQGQHFDLDNYMVESDSVTGRWSKATYINSSGFDPSLFHDDDGRKWIVNLVWENRDGYEHPGYITLQEWDDSAKKLLGRPTIISRGGTDRGCIEAPHLYKRNGYYYLMTAEGGTGYGHAVVLSRATSIDGPYEADPQRVVLTSQPYDFNERGIDDAYKFHFYNPGSALQKSGHGSLVETQNGELYIAHLCARPFVPDLRCMLGRETAIQKCYETEDGWIRLASGGVLTQLETQAPEHARDVIQQTNHSKNTEFDSAILPVEFQTYRIAASESWLSTDEQLGLGLKGQGSLFTPRDKSLVARRLQSFDCEVTTKMSFEPERTRQSAGLVAYYSAINFYYLRVYNSDSLGGKTLGIMVSDLGEKKELKDARVRLADNQEVYLELW; encoded by the coding sequence ATAATCACCAGATATAACCCCGGCATCGCCTTGTACCATTCTAAAGACTTGCACAATTGGCAGCACATTGGACACGCGCTAATTGACCAAGACCAAATTGATCTAACCGGTTTAAATACCGCAATGGGCGCGTGGGCCCCGTGTTTAAGTTACTGCGAACAGACTAAGAAGTTCTACTTGGTATTCTCGGTGGTGTACAACATTCAGGGTCAGCATTTCGATTTAGACAATTACATGGTGGAGTCTGATTCGGTGACCGGACGTTGGTCGAAAGCCACTTACATTAACAGTAGTGGTTTCGATCCTTCCTTGTTCCACGATGATGACGGTCGCAAGTGGATAGTGAATTTGGTCTGGGAGAATAGAGATGGCTATGAGCATCCTGGCTACATTACCCTGCAAGAGTGGGACGACAGTGCCAAGAAATTGCTTGGTCGCCCCACTATTATCTCTCGTGGTGGTACTGATCGCGGCTGCATCGAAGCGCCACACTTGTACAAGCGCAACGGTTATTATTATTTAATGACCGCAGAAGGCGGCACCGGTTATGGTCATGCGGTGGTCTTGTCTCGCGCTACTTCTATCGATGGGCCTTACGAGGCCGATCCGCAGCGAGTGGTGCTCACCAGCCAACCTTATGACTTTAACGAGCGCGGCATAGACGACGCTTATAAGTTCCATTTTTACAATCCGGGTTCGGCTTTGCAGAAGTCTGGTCATGGCTCCTTGGTGGAAACTCAAAATGGCGAGCTTTACATTGCCCACCTGTGTGCCCGACCGTTTGTTCCCGATCTGCGTTGTATGCTGGGGCGGGAAACGGCGATTCAGAAGTGTTACGAAACCGAAGATGGCTGGATCCGTCTGGCTAGCGGTGGCGTTTTAACTCAGCTAGAAACGCAAGCGCCAGAGCATGCGCGGGATGTGATTCAACAAACTAATCACTCGAAAAACACCGAGTTTGATTCGGCTATTCTGCCGGTAGAGTTTCAAACCTACCGCATTGCCGCCTCGGAAAGCTGGCTATCAACTGATGAGCAGCTTGGTTTGGGTTTGAAGGGGCAGGGCTCGCTATTTACTCCGAGAGATAAGAGCTTAGTGGCGCGGCGGCTACAGTCTTTTGACTGTGAAGTCACCACCAAAATGAGCTTTGAACCAGAGCGTACCCGTCAGTCTGCCGGCTTGGTGGCCTACTACAGTGCGATTAATTTCTACTACCTACGGGTGTATAACAGTGACTCGCTGGGAGGTAAGACCCTAGGCATTATGGTGAGTGACTTGGGCGAGAAGAAAGAGTTAAAAGATGCGCGGGTGAGGCTGGCAGATAATCAAGAGGTTTATCTTGAATTATGGTGA